From the genome of Cyanobacteria bacterium GSL.Bin1:
GCTGCCGGTTGGGAGTCTTGCATCAAAGGCTTAAAGAGTGGGGCTGATGCCTGTTTAAGTCACCCTTTTCCAGAAGCGGCTCTGTTCGCCCAAATTCATGCCTTAGCCAGACGTGGCAAACACCGGGCGAGTTCTTGCCTTGATTGGGGTCCCGTCTCTCTTAATCCTGCTAACCGAGACGTCATGTGCAACGGTCAACGCTTAAAGCTGAACCGCAAGGAATACCGACTGCTCAAATTATTTCTGAGTCATCCTCGGCAGCGGTTCCCGTGTCATGAAATTGGCGATCGCCTATGGACTCTAGATGATCAACTCCCCACCAACGCGACAATTAAAAGTCATATCCGCAGCATCCGTCGTAAGCTGGAAGCGGCAGGAGTGCAAGATTTAATTCAAACCCGCTACGGTCAGGGATATTGTCTTAATTCCAAATATGACCCGGAGACACAACCGTCTAACAAGGGCAATGCGACTCCAGAACCAATGACGGATGCCATTACAGCTAATCTTTGGCAAGAATTGATGGCTGCCAATGCCCATCTCCAACGAGAAATTGAGGAACGCAGAGCAATTGAGAGCGAACTGCGTCGTTCCGAGCGGATGTTACGGGATGCTCAGAAAGTCGCCCAAATTGGGTCTTGGGAATGGGATTGTGAAACTCGCACTCTCTATTGGACAGAAGAACTCTTTCTCATTCACGGTCTTGATCCCAGTGAAACCCCGCCGAATCCTGATAATCTTGAAGAAACCTTAACCTTTATTCATCCTGACGATGTCGAGAACTATTGGCAAAACATCCGCGTTCCCAGCCTTAAAGGAAAAGCATTTGAAGCCAACTTGCGGATCATTCGAGCCAATGATGGAGAGATTCGCTATATTAACGCTCGCGGGGGTCCCATTTTTGATCGCTCGGGAAAACTGATTAAATTCACGGGGACGACCTTTGATATTACAAAATGGGCCACTCAAGGGGTCTTCCCGTTAAAGGTAGCTGAGGAAGAGAATGGGCAGCAAAAAACGATTGATGCTTGATTTATTGATTGCAGAATTTGGTTAGCTAGATTGTCCCGAATTACGCCTTCTTTTGCCCATTTCTCCAAGTCTTCGGTCTATTGGGCAAGAAAGCTCAGGACAATCCCAATGACAACTAAGCTGACGGTATAGGGAAATTTTAGTCTTTTGAGCGCGATCGCGGCAAGGGAAGCAACGAGCAGCAGCAACAGGATATCGATCTCAGTATTGAGAAGCAACGTATGAGAGATCAGCTCAATTATGCAGCCAATTGGGCTAAAGGATTTGGCGATTAATTAACGACGATGAGGCTCCCATTCTATCTGAGGGGCTTCATCGCCCATGACAGACTTAATGGTTTGATGTAACGTCTTCAACTCATCAGAAGTGACCTTGCCATCCGCCCAGAGGAGAGACTTAATTTGTTCCGTTTCGTATTGAGAAAATTTGCCGTCTTCGATTGCTTTTTCAGCGACAGACTTCAGTTTTTCAAGATGGGCGATTTCTTCAGAAGATAGGGGTTGAGCATTCGGCTTATGAATTTCCATCGTTCTATTCTTGAGAGAAGTCAACTATTTTGTAGTATGACATCTAATCTAAAATAACCATAACTGCTTTTAAATTTATTTAAGATTTAAGAAATTAATGTCAAATCAATCTTTGGAAAGATTTGCGCCTACTCACTACGGAGATCGCGAACAGAATGTCCGATTTGAATTGGCTTAAGTTAAGTTCTCGCCAAAGTACTATCTTAGCCCGCAGAGTCGCTTTGGCCATTGGAGCACTTCTATTAACGGTTAGTTTCTTCTCGGCCCCAGCTGCATTAAGTCAATTGCCCGAGCCTAAGCCCGAGCGCTTAGTTAATACTCCCTATTCTGTTAACCATAACACCGATTTTGCCGTCGGCAATATTCACTTAGACGGCCGTCAAATTTTCGCTTTAGCCGCACCTGCACTCAGTACAGAGCAACAGGAAGCGCTGTCTGTTTCACCAATTCAGCAACGGGTACAAGCGATTAGAAGTCAACTGCTAGAGAGTGCAAAAACAAATCTTGATCGCGAGACTTTAAACGTTACTTATCAAATCGACACTGCGACTCAACTGCCAATTATCTCTATCAACGATCACTATTTAATGACGGTTACCAGTGCTGATGCTCGTTTGTACGGACTTGATCCTATCACCCATGCTCAGAACCTCGTTGAGATCATTCGAGAAACCTTGATTGCCTTTGAGCAAGAGCGCCAACCGGCGTTTCTGAGGCAACAGGTGCTTAGGGCTACGGGAATTCTGGTATCCGTCTTTTTGCTTAGCTTCGCTATTTTTGATCGGCAGCGTTACATAAAATCCCGCCACGAAGCATTGCTCAAAGAACTAGAAGTCGATTCTTCCCCCAATGACGA
Proteins encoded in this window:
- a CDS encoding response regulator, which produces MKILLVSSKQILQKNLQQHLSRHHFVVDSAVDGEEAWDLLQAFFYDLVLLDSVLPKLDGIELCRRLREVGNPVLILLLLEAAGWESCIKGLKSGADACLSHPFPEAALFAQIHALARRGKHRASSCLDWGPVSLNPANRDVMCNGQRLKLNRKEYRLLKLFLSHPRQRFPCHEIGDRLWTLDDQLPTNATIKSHIRSIRRKLEAAGVQDLIQTRYGQGYCLNSKYDPETQPSNKGNATPEPMTDAITANLWQELMAANAHLQREIEERRAIESELRRSERMLRDAQKVAQIGSWEWDCETRTLYWTEELFLIHGLDPSETPPNPDNLEETLTFIHPDDVENYWQNIRVPSLKGKAFEANLRIIRANDGEIRYINARGGPIFDRSGKLIKFTGTTFDITKWATQGVFPLKVAEEENGQQKTIDA
- a CDS encoding mechanosensitive ion channel, coding for MSDLNWLKLSSRQSTILARRVALAIGALLLTVSFFSAPAALSQLPEPKPERLVNTPYSVNHNTDFAVGNIHLDGRQIFALAAPALSTEQQEALSVSPIQQRVQAIRSQLLESAKTNLDRETLNVTYQIDTATQLPIISINDHYLMTVTSADARLYGLDPITHAQNLVEIIRETLIAFEQERQPAFLRQQVLRATGILVSVFLLSFAIFDRQRYIKSRHEALLKELEVDSSPNDDTESVSWSGQIETEEDNAEITEEQQKIAQQQQLKFWYEVRQRLLQLAQIGFWGGGLTLIVSLFPQTRWMQSIVLSGLSVKFLRLLLVGLIAYIILRVSFVSIDWLIAALSRGRFLPATASVRTVQRLQTFSGAVKGASAFVIITVTFLTALLVLGVNIVPLLAGASILGVAISFGSQSLIKDLRDDNKAIRQTGG